The following are from one region of the Heliangelus exortis chromosome 2, bHelExo1.hap1, whole genome shotgun sequence genome:
- the TGFBR1 gene encoding TGF-beta receptor type-1, with amino-acid sequence MVVAATRRPWALLCLVMAALRFPGAAALQCYCHLCTKDNFTCVTDGLCFTSVTRTADKVIHNSMCIAETDLIPRDRPFVCAFSSKDGVITVPHCCDRDHCNKIELLIPTPGPTPGKPASNLGPVELAAVIAGPVCFVCISLMLILYLCHNRTVIHHRVPNEEDPSLDRPFISEGTTLKDLIYDMTTSGSGSGLPLLVQRTIARTIVLQESIGKGRFGEVWRGKWRGEEVAVKIFSSREERSWFREAEIYQTVMLRHENILGFIAADNKDNGTWTQLWLVSDYHEHGSLFDYLNRYTVTVEGMIKLALSTASGLAHLHMEIVGTQGKPAIAHRDLKSKNILVKKNGTCCIADLGLAVRHDSATDTIDIAPNHRVGTKRYMAPEVLDDSINMKHFESFKRADIYAMGLVFWEIARRCSIGGIHEDYQLPYYDLVPSDPSVEEMRKVVCEQKLRPNIPNRWQSCEALRVMAKIMRECWYANGAARLTALRIKKTLSQLSQQEGIKM; translated from the exons CGTTACAGTGTTACTGCCATCTATGTACAAAAGACAACTTCACATGTGTGACAGACGGCCTGTGTTTCACTTCAGTAACACGGACTGCAGACAAAGTCATACACAATAGTATGTGTATAGCAGAAACCGATCTGATTCCCCGAGACAGGCCGTTTGTTTGTGCCTTCTCCTCCAAAGATGGAGTCATTACTGTGCCTCATTGCTGTGACAGAGACCACTGCAATAAAATAGAACTTCTAATTCCAACACCAG GCCCTACTCCAGGAAAACCAGCTTCTAATCTAGGACCTGTGGAATTGGCTGCTGTCATAGCTGGACCTGTCTGTTTTGTCTGCATTTCTCTGATGTTGATTCTGTATCTCTGTCATAATCGCACTGTAATTCATCATCGTGTGCCAAATGAAGAGGATCCCTCACTCGATCGTCCCTTTATATCAGAAGGAACTACTTTAAAGGATTTAATTTATGATATGACAACTTCGGGCTCAGGATCAG GTTTACCTTTACTTGTGCAAAGAACAATTGCAAGAACTATAGTACTTCAAGAAAGCATTGGTAAGGGTCGCTTTGGAGAAGTCTGGCGAGGGAagtggagaggagaagaagtTGCTGTGAAGATCTTCTCTTCAAGAGAGGAGCGGTCATGGTTTCGTGAGGCAGAAATTTACCAAACAGTTATGCTACGGCATGAAAACATTCTTGGATTTATAGCTGCAGACAACAAAG ACAATGGTACATGGACACAGCTGTGGTTGGTGTCAGACTATCATGAACATGGATCACTCTTTGATTACCTGAACAGGTATACAGTGACAGTGGAAGGAATGATAAAACTAGCTTTGTCCACTGCTAGTGGTCTTGCTCATCTTCACATGGAAATTGTTGGCACACAAG GCAAACCAGCTATTGCCCACAGAGATTTGAAATCAAAAAATATATTGGTAAAAAAGAATGGAACGTGCTGCATTGCAGACCTAGGATTGGCAGTTAGGCATGATTCAGCTACAGACACGATTGATATTGCCCCAAACCACAGAGTGGGAACAAAAAG GTACATGGCACCTGAAGTTCTAGATGATTCTATaaatatgaaacattttgaGTCATTCAAACGAGCAGACATCTATGCGATGGGATTAGTGTTTTGGGAAATAGCTCGGCGATGTTCGATCGGTG GAATTCATGAAGATTACCAGTTGCCATACTATGACCTCGTTCCTTCTGATCCTTCTGTTGAAGAAATGAGGAAAGTTGTGTGTGAGCAGAAGTTAAGACCCAATATTCCAAACAGATGGCAGAGCTGTGAG GCATTACGAGTAATGGCAAAAATCATGCGGGAGTGCTGGTACGCCAATGGAGCTGCCAGGCTGACGGCTTTACGCATTAAGAAAACATTATCACAGCTCAGTCAACAGGAGGGGATAAAGATGTAA